One Cicer arietinum cultivar CDC Frontier isolate Library 1 chromosome 8, Cicar.CDCFrontier_v2.0, whole genome shotgun sequence DNA segment encodes these proteins:
- the LOC101494121 gene encoding apyrase 2-like, producing the protein MLKRPGRQLSSPAPESLPDKIYQFRGAFLMVALPLLLVTLVLYFMPSASSNESVEVYALTHRKFSPDRKPADSFAVIFDAGSSGSRVHVFRFDRNLDLVPIGKDLEVFLQIKPGLSAYAQDPQQAAESLVSLLDKAESVVPMEFRAMTPVRVGATAGLRALEGDASDRILQAVRDLLKQRSTLKSEPDAVAVLDGTQEGAFQWVTINYLLGKLGKDYSDTVGVVDLGGGSVQMAYAISEDSAAKAPKALDGEDPYVKEMFLRGRKYYLYVHSYLRYGLLAARAEILKVSDDSGNPCILAGYDGSYNYGGKSFKASSSSSGSSLNECKSITLKALKVNESTCTHMKCTFGGIWNGGGGDGQKNLFVASFFFDRAAEAGFADPKSPVVKVRPADFEDTAKRACQTKLEDAKSIYPHVEEGNLPYLCLDLVYQYTLLVVGFGLDPLQQITLVKQVKYHDSLVEAAWPLGSAIEAVSSVQ; encoded by the exons ATGTTGAAGCGACCCGGCCGCCAGCTATCTTCGCCGGCGCCGGAGTCGCTCCCCGATAAGATCTATCAGTTCCGCGGTGCCTTCCTGATGGTTGCACTCCCTCTCCTCCTCGTCACGCTCGTTCTTTACTTCATGCCTTCTGCCTCTTCCAACGAGTCCGTTGAGGTTTACGCTCTCACGCACCGTAAATTTTCTCCCGATCGTAAACCGGCCGATTCGTTCGCCGTCATCTTTGACGCTGGTAGCTCCGGCAGCCGCGTCCACGTCTTTCGTTTCGATCGGAACCTTGATCTCGTTCCTATTGGCAAAGATCTCGAGGTTTTCTTGCAG ATAAAACCTGGTTTGAGTGCTTATGCACAGGACCCACAACAGGCAGCGGAATCTCTTGTTTCTCTTTTGGACAAAGCTGAAAGCGTTGTTCCTATGGAGTTTCGCGCAATGACACCCGTTAGAGTTGGG GCAACTGCAGGATTGAGGGCTTTGGAAGGGGATGCTTCTGATAGGATTTTGCAAGCG GTCCGAGATTTGCTTAAGCAAAGAAGTACTCTAAAATCTGAGCCTGATGCGGTTGCTGTGCTAGATGGAACCCAAGAAGGTGCTTTTCAATGG gtGACTATTAACTATCTACTGGGAAAATTGGGAAAAGATTATTCAGATACTGTTGGGGTAGTTGATCTTGGAGGTGGATCTGTTCAAATGGCATACGCCATCTCAGAGGATAGTGCTGCCAAGGCTCCAAAAGCTCTGGATGGAGAAGACCCCTATGTCAAGGAGATGTTCCTACGGGGAAGGAAATATTACCTCTATGTTCATAG TTACTTACGCTATGGTTTACTAGCAGCTCGTGCAGAGATTTTAAAGGTTTCTGATGATTCTGGAAACCCTTGCATCTTAGCTGGCTATGATG GATCTTACAATTATGGAGGAAAGTCATTTAAGGCCTCGTCCTCCTCCTCTGGTTCAAGCTTGAATGAATGCAAAAGCATAACTCTTAAGGCTCTCAAAGTTAATGAATCAACATGTACACATATGAAGTGCACTTTTGGTGGGATATGGAATGGCGGCGGCGGCGATGGACAGAAGAACCTTTTTGTTGCCTCATTCTTCTTTGACCGGGCTGCTGAG GCTGGTTTTGCTGATCCAAAATCACCCGTTGTGAAAGTTCGTCCTGCTGATTTTGAGGACACAGCAAAGCGAGCTTGTCAAACAAAACTCGAAGATGCTAAATCCATTTATCCACATGTTGAGGAGGGGAACCTTCCATATTTATGCCTGGATCTTGTATACCAGTATACATTGCTTGTTGTTGGATTTG GCCTGGATCCATTGCAGCAGATTACATTAGTGAAGCAAGTTAAATATCATGATTCTCTTGTTGAAGCTGCATGGCCTCTAGGCAGCGCCATTGAAGCTGTATCATCTGTTCAATGA
- the LOC101494428 gene encoding hsp70-Hsp90 organizing protein 1-like — protein sequence MADEAKAKGNAAFSSGDFSSAIRHFSEAIDLSPNNHVLYSNRSAAYASLQNYTDALSDAKKTVELKPDWSKGYSRLGAAHLGLSQFDDAVSSYKKGLEIDPNNEPLKSGLADAQKAASAAASRSRSAPSANPFGDAFSGPEMWAKLTADPATRVYLQQPDFVKMMQDIQKDPNNLNLYLKDQRVMQAFGVLLNVKIRSPGDEFDIPETNSPSSASSSERKRAAEAEPVKQPEPEPEPMEVADEEKEAKQRKVEAQKEKEAGNAAYKKKDFDTAIHHYSKALELDDEDISFLTNRAAVYLEMGKYEDCVKDCDKAVERGRELRSDYKMVARALTRKGTALGKMAKCSKDYEPVIETYQKALTEHRNPDTLKKLNEAEKAKKELEQQEYFDPNLADEEREKGNEFFKQQKYPEAIKHYTESLRRNPKEPKTYSNRAACYTKLGAMPEGLKDAEKCIELDPTFTKGYTRKGAVQFFMKEYEKALETYKEGLKHDPNNQELLDGIGRCVQQINKASRGDLSPEELKERQAKAMSDPEIQNILQDPVMRQVLVDFQENPKSAQEHTKNPMVMEKIQKLISAGIVQMR from the exons ATGGCCGACGAAGCCAAAGCCAAAGGCAACGCCGCATTCTCTTCCGGCGATTTTTCATCCGCCATCCGTCACTTCTCAGAAGCCATCGATCTTTCCCCTAACAACCACGTCCTCTATTCAAACCGATCCGCAGCTTACGCTTCTCTCCAAAACTACACCGACGCTTTATCCGACGCCAAAAAAACCGTCGAACTCAAACCCGATTGGTCCAAAGGCTACAGCCGTCTCGGAGCCGCTCATCTCGGTCTCTCTCAATTTGACGACGCCGTTTCGTCTTACAAAAAAGGTCTCGAAATTGATCCTAATAATGAACCACTCAAATCAGGTTTAGCCGATGCTCAAAAAGCGGCTTCGGCCGCGGCTTCTAGGTCACGTTCTGCGCCGTCGGCTAATCCATTTGGTGATGCTTTTTCCGGGCCTGAGATGTGGGCTAAACTCACTGCTGATCCTGCAACTAGGGTTTACCTTCAACAACCTGATTTCGTGAAGATGATGCAAGATATTCAGAAGGATCCAAATAATCTCAATTTGTATTTGAAGGATCAAAGAGTTATGCAAGCTTTTGGGGTTTTGCTTAATGTTAAGATTCGAAGCCCTGGTGATGAATTTGATATACCTGAGACTAATTCGCCTTCGTCGGCTTCTTCTTCTGAGAGGAAGAGGGCCGCTGAAGCTGAGCCTGTTAAGCAACCTGAGCCGGAGCCGGAGCCGATGGAAGTGGCTGATGAGGAAAAAGAAGCAAAGCAGAGAAAGGTTGAGGCACAGAAGGAAAAGGAGGCTGGTAATGCAGCGTATAAGAAGAAGGACTTTGACACTGCGATTCATCATTACTCGAAAGCTTTGGAATTGGATGATGAAGACATTTCCTTTCTCACTAACCGTGCTGCTGTGTACTTGGAAATGGGAAAG TATGAGGATTGTGTAAAAGATTGTGATAAGGCTGTTGAAAGAGGACGAGAACTACGATCAGACTACAAGATGGTAGCAAGAGCTTTGACAAGGAAGGGTACTGCCTTGGGCAAAATGGCAAAATGCTCTAAAGATTATGAACCTGTCATTGAGACATATCAAAAAGCACTTACAGAGCACCGCAACCCAGACACCCTGAAGAAACTTAATGAAGCTGAGAAGGCTAAGAAAGAACTAGAACAACAAGAATACTTTGATCCAAATTTGGCTGATGAGGAAAGAGAAAAAG GGAATGAATTTTTTAAGCAGCAGAAGTATCCTGAAGCTATTAAGCATTACACTGAGTCCCTAAGAAGAAACCCGAAAGAGCCTAAG ACTTATAGTAACAGAGCTGCGTGTTACACCAAACTGGGGGCAATGCCTGAAGGTTTAAAGGATGCAGAGAAGTGCATTGAGCTTGATCCAACTTTCACCAAGGGTTATACCCGAAAAGGTGCTGTTCAGTTTTTCATGAAAGAATATGAAAAGGCTTTGGAAACATATAAGGAGGGGTTGAAACATGACCCCAACAACCAGGAGTTGCTTGATGGCATTGGAAG GTGTGTTCAACAAATTAATAAGGCCAGCCGTGGAGATTTAAGTCCTGAAGAGTTGAAGGAGAGACAG GCCAAAGCTATGTCAGATCCAGAGATACAGAACATCCTTCAAGACCCTGTTATGAGACAG GTATTGGTTGATTTCCAGGAAAATCCTAAGTCTGCACAGGAACATACCAAGAACCCAATGGTGATGGAGAAAATCCAAAAGCTGATCAGTGCCGGAATTGTCCAGATGAGGTAA
- the LOC101494743 gene encoding uncharacterized protein, whose amino-acid sequence MSGGSASSNLRTALSHCVQQVRSYDYHHYLCLLELPPSIRKAAFTLRALNVETARAMDVASDPRIGLMRLVWWQEAIDKMFANKLIEHPTALALSSVIAETKISKTWLKRSVEARINDARREATDIPETMEELEKYAEDTVSTMLYLTLQAGGIMSTAADHAASHIGKASGILLLLKSLPYHAGHNRHFSYIPRAIASKHGLIVKQEGQGERWLDSREGLCEAVYEMASVANAHLQKARKIAKSVPAEALPVLLPALPAQVLLDSLRRVQFDVFDPRLARGVLGIPPLWYQLQLKWTSWRRKY is encoded by the coding sequence ATGAGTGGTGGTTCTGCATCTAGTAACTTAAGGACAGCTCTTTCTCATTGCGTCCAACAAGTGCGAAGTTATGATTATCATCACTATCTTTGCCTTCTTGAACTGCCTCCATCTATACGGAAGGCTGCATTTACACTCCGTGCCTTGAATGTCGAAACAGCTAGAGCTATGGATGTTGCTTCAGATCCCAGGATCGGCCTTATGCGCCTTGTGTGGTGGCAGGAAGCCATAGATAAAATGTTTGCCAATAAATTGATTGAACACCCAACAGCACTGGCCCTGTCAAGCGTGATAGCAGAGACCAAAATTAGTAAGACATGGTTGAAACGATCTGTTGAAGCCCGGATCAACGATGCAAGAAGAGAGGCTACAGACATTCCCGAAACAATGGAAGAATTGGAGAAATATGCTGAAGACACTGTATCTACTATGCTGTACTTGACACTTCAAGCTGGTGGTATCATGTCTACTGCAGCTGACCATGCAGCCTCACATATTGGCAAGGCTAGTGGTATTCTGTTGCTCCTTAAATCACTGCCTTATCATGCTGGTCACAACCGGCATTTTTCTTACATACCAAGAGCAATAGCATCCAAGCACGGGTTGATAGTTAAGCAGGAAGGTCAAGGAGAGAGATGGCTGGATTCTCGTGAGGGTCTTTGTGAAGCAGTTTATGAAATGGCATCAGTTGCCAATGCACACTTACAAAAGGCACGAAAAATAGCCAAGAGTGTGCCTGCTGAGGCTCTCCCAGTGCTCCTGCCAGCTCTGCCTGCTCAGGTTCTCTTGGATTCTCTACGTCGGGTgcaatttgatgtgtttgatcCGAGGCTAGCACGAGGGGTGCTGGGAATACCACCTTTGTGGTACCAGCTTCAACTCAAGTGGACTTCATGGAGAAGGAAATACTAA